Proteins from a single region of Caloramator sp. E03:
- a CDS encoding tRNA (adenine(22)-N(1))-methyltransferase, with amino-acid sequence MKLSNRLDNIARFIPNCKCIADIGTDHGLIPIYAVLNGICDKAIASDIKKGPLQAAKKNIEYYGLLDKIELRLGSGLEVLKLGEANVIVIAGMGGYTISNLLEAEEKIAKEAEFLILQPTQHPEALRRYLVNFGFKILDEELVKDDNKYYHIIKTSKGEEPPYKNEAIYYLGLRLIEKKHYLLREYLTFNLKKLYNVSEKLDPNTQMDRYKEVHELIKGFEDVMKCL; translated from the coding sequence ATGAAGCTTTCAAATCGTTTAGATAATATAGCAAGATTCATTCCTAATTGCAAATGCATTGCTGATATAGGTACCGATCATGGTTTAATACCTATATATGCTGTTTTAAATGGAATATGTGATAAAGCAATTGCTTCAGATATAAAAAAAGGACCTTTGCAAGCAGCAAAGAAAAATATAGAATATTATGGCCTTTTAGATAAAATAGAATTAAGATTAGGTTCTGGTCTTGAAGTTCTTAAATTAGGTGAGGCTAATGTTATAGTAATTGCAGGGATGGGAGGATACACTATAAGTAATCTTTTAGAAGCTGAAGAAAAAATAGCAAAAGAAGCTGAATTTTTAATATTGCAACCTACTCAACATCCAGAAGCTTTAAGAAGATATCTTGTTAATTTTGGCTTTAAAATATTGGATGAGGAACTTGTTAAAGATGACAATAAGTATTATCATATAATTAAGACATCTAAGGGGGAGGAGCCTCCATATAAAAATGAAGCAATATACTATTTGGGTTTAAGGCTTATAGAAAAGAAGCATTATCTTTTAAGAGAATATTTAACATTTAATCTTAAAAAGCTTTATAATGTATCAGAAAAACTTGATCCTAATACACAAATGGATAGATATAAAGAGGTTCATGAGCTTATAAAAGGATTTGAGGATGTGATGAAATGTCTATAG
- a CDS encoding HAD family hydrolase — translation MNTILFDLDGTLLPYKWEDFEKEYFKKMVYKLKDLFTPKQTIEYILDATKEMIMNTDCNKTNEEVFMDKFCKISGQEKEKMYKIFKDFYDKEYRTISGIFTPSKYVINSIKTLKEKGYTLVVATNPIFPMEAIIQRVNWAGLDEKDFILITSFEIMHYCKPQIKYYDEILNVIDKKPFECMMVGNDVSEDLIAGKLGIKTYLITDYMINKNNIEPKADYVGTYEDFYNFVQKLPYALNDEAVAQ, via the coding sequence ATGAATACAATATTATTTGATCTTGATGGGACACTTCTACCTTATAAGTGGGAGGATTTTGAAAAAGAATACTTTAAAAAAATGGTATATAAATTAAAAGATTTATTTACTCCAAAACAGACTATAGAATATATATTGGATGCTACAAAGGAAATGATTATGAATACTGATTGCAATAAAACTAATGAAGAAGTATTTATGGATAAGTTTTGCAAAATATCTGGGCAAGAAAAGGAAAAGATGTATAAAATATTTAAGGATTTTTATGATAAAGAATACAGAACTATATCAGGTATTTTTACCCCCTCAAAATATGTAATAAACTCTATAAAGACGTTGAAAGAAAAAGGATATACCTTAGTTGTTGCTACTAATCCTATATTTCCAATGGAAGCAATAATTCAAAGAGTTAATTGGGCAGGACTTGATGAAAAGGATTTTATTCTCATTACAAGTTTTGAGATAATGCATTATTGTAAGCCACAAATAAAATACTATGATGAGATACTTAATGTAATAGATAAAAAACCATTTGAGTGTATGATGGTAGGTAATGATGTAAGCGAGGATTTGATAGCAGGTAAACTTGGAATTAAAACCTATTTGATCACTGATTACATGATTAATAAAAATAATATTGAACCTAAGGCTGATTATGTAGGAACTTATGAGGATTTTTATAATTTTGTACAAAAACTTCCTTATGCTTTAAATGATGAGGCTGTTGCACAATGA
- the rpoD gene encoding RNA polymerase sigma factor RpoD, translated as MKKENNNAKMNIVKQLIEKGKKSGVLTYKEIMDTLEDVDLSPEQIEKIYEILESMNIEVINDEEDFNPEQMLEEDLDLTLPEGISIDDPVRMYLKEIGKVPLLSAEEEIELAKRIEQGDQEAKKKLAEANLRLVVSIAKRYVGRGMLFLDLIQEGNLGLLKAVEKFDCKKGFKFSTYATWWIRQAITRAIADQARTIRIPVHMVETINKLIRVSRNLLQDLGREPTPEEIAKEMNMEVEKVREIMKIAQEPVSLETPIGEEEDSHLGDFIPDEDAPAPAEAAAYTMLKEQLMDVLDTLTPREEKVLRLRFGLDDGRARTLEEVGKEFKVTRERIRQIEAKALRKLRHPSRSKKLKDYLD; from the coding sequence TTGAAAAAAGAAAATAATAATGCTAAGATGAATATCGTAAAACAATTAATAGAAAAAGGTAAAAAATCAGGTGTCTTAACATATAAGGAAATAATGGATACTTTGGAAGATGTGGACTTATCTCCTGAGCAAATAGAAAAAATATATGAGATACTTGAATCTATGAACATTGAAGTGATTAATGACGAAGAGGATTTCAACCCTGAACAAATGCTTGAAGAGGATCTTGATTTAACCCTTCCTGAGGGAATCAGTATAGATGATCCTGTAAGGATGTATTTAAAAGAGATAGGAAAGGTGCCTCTCCTTTCAGCAGAAGAAGAGATAGAACTTGCAAAGAGGATTGAACAAGGCGATCAGGAGGCAAAGAAAAAACTTGCTGAAGCAAATTTAAGGCTTGTTGTAAGCATTGCAAAACGTTATGTTGGAAGAGGTATGCTTTTTCTTGATTTAATTCAAGAGGGAAACTTAGGGCTTTTAAAGGCTGTTGAAAAGTTTGACTGCAAAAAAGGTTTTAAGTTTTCAACCTATGCAACTTGGTGGATAAGGCAGGCAATAACAAGAGCAATTGCTGATCAGGCAAGGACTATTAGAATACCTGTTCACATGGTTGAAACGATTAATAAACTTATAAGAGTTTCAAGAAACCTGCTTCAGGATCTTGGGAGAGAGCCTACCCCAGAGGAAATAGCTAAGGAAATGAATATGGAAGTTGAAAAGGTTAGGGAAATAATGAAAATAGCTCAAGAACCTGTGTCCCTTGAAACTCCAATTGGAGAAGAAGAAGATAGTCATCTTGGCGATTTTATTCCTGATGAAGATGCTCCAGCTCCTGCTGAAGCAGCTGCCTATACTATGTTAAAAGAACAACTCATGGATGTGCTTGATACATTAACTCCAAGAGAAGAGAAAGTCTTAAGACTACGTTTTGGTCTTGATGATGGGAGGGCAAGAACCCTTGAAGAGGTAGGTAAGGAATTTAAAGTTACAAGGGAGAGAATTAGGCAAATAGAAGCAAAAGCGTTAAGAAAGTTAAGACATCCAAGTAGAAGTAAGAAACTTAAGGACTATCTTGATTAA